The DNA window TCATCGGTCCGAGCGCGGTCGGTGACGTCGCAGCCGAAGACGACCACCTGGAGCCCCGGGGTCTTTCGGTTCAGCTCCTCGCGAAGCGCCTCCAGGCGCTCCTTGCGACGGGCGACGAGGATCAGGGTGCGCGCCCGCGGACCGAGCTGCAGCGCGAGCGCGCGGCCGATGCCGGAGGAAGCGCCAGTGATGAGGACGGCGCCTCGATCGATGGGCGAACTCACGGGACCAGGGTGCCGCCTGGAGCGGGGGAGGCGCAAGGGGCACGGCGGCAGGAGCGAGCGAGCCCGCTCCTTGCGTCGTCAGGGGACTTCGTGGGGACCGATGTCATAGATCCCTTGAGGTCGGGCGCCATCGATGAAGTCATGGGTCGGCGCGTCCTCGATCGTGCCGGCTCCGATGCAAGGCGAGCCCGCGGTGAGGCGGAACTCGGTGTCCACCTTGGGGTCTCCTTGCACATTGCCCGTGTACGCTGCCGGGAGGGCGCCGAGCATGGCGAAATTCACGGCCGAAGTCCCGTTCCAGCGCCTGTAGAGGTATTCGTTGCCTCCCGACTGGGGCATGAAGAAGAACAGGTTGTTCGTGAAACCCTTCGGGTTGGCCGTCTGATTCAGGACCGTCTCTTCATAGACGCCGTACCTGTACTGGTTGCGCCCACCGATCAGGGTGTTGTTGCGAATGATCGCATATTGAGCATTCGGGTTTCCTCCCGCGTAGGGCGAGCCGAGGACGATGGCCGCCGATTTCGCGCTGACGGAGGTGGAGCCATTGCCGGTTGCGTCGAGGTAGTTCGAATTGATGTGGATGTCCGGTGCGGGCACGTCGAGTTCCGGCAGGTAGATCGCCGCCGATTGATCGGCCGACGCGCCGAAGATCACGTTGTTCACGATCCGTGAGGCGGAGCTGTAGCTGGCGATCCCGCCGCACCAGTACGAGACGCTGAGGCAGACCGGAGGGGTGCCCATGTCGGTGTTGATGAGGTTGCTGTCGATGAGCACGTCACCGCGGGTGGTCATGCCATAAGAGACGCCATTCATGGCGGTCCCGGCCTGGATGCGGTTCTTGAATACCTTCGTGTCGGGGCGCGCGCCGGAGTCGATGATGCCGAAGGAGGATTGCCCCGACCCGCTCCGGATCTGGTTCTCTCCCACCTGCGCGGCGGCCTGGGACTCGATGAGCACGCCGATGGAGGCGTCGTTCTCGGAGTTTCCTGCCTCGATCACGTTGTCGTTGATGAGCGCTCCGAGCTGCTCCGAGGGCGAGCCGAGCACGTGAACCGCGATGGATCGCTTGGCGTTGTTGACGTTGCCGTTGATGTGACCGCCGATGATCCGGTTCCCCCTGAGGATCGGCGAGCCGCCATCCAGGGTGATGGTGACGCCCCCGGGGGCGTTCGCAGGGGCCCCATCCTGCGCCTGGATGGTGAACCCTTCGACCACGGTGCTTCGCGAGATCGTCGAGTTCGCGCGGACGCAGGTGAACGAGGTACACGCGATGACGCTGGGATGCGCCGCAGGGTTCCAGGTCCACGAGGTGGCGTCGTGGCCGCCCTTCAGGCTGATGTGCTGGGTCAGGAGGACATCCTCCTCGTACCGCCCTTCGGCGACGTAGACGAACGTGTTGGGGCCGATCTGTTGCGCGTGCTCGATGCCTTTCTTGAGCGTGCGGACTGGCCTCTCGGTCGTGCCGGGGTTCTTGTCGTCCCCGTCGGGAGACACGAACGTGCCGAGCCCTTTGCAGATGCTCTCCGGATCGGCTCCACCCTTGCAGTCGTTGTCGATCCCGTCGCCACAGATCTCGGTCGGACCCGGGATCAGCGGATTGCCATCGTCACAGTCGCCGTCGCACTCCGACAGACCATCGCCGTCGAGGTCGGCGTCGCTGCACGCCCCCTCTCCCCCGCCGCCGGTCGCTCCCGAGCCCCCGGTGTTCCACGAGCCGCCCTCTCCCCCGCTTCCCGAGGTGTCGGCGGTGAACATCGGCCCGCAACCCCCTGCCACCCACAGCGCGCCCCCCGCCGCACACCAGAGCCATGCCGCCAGTCCTGCACGCATCGGAAGCGCCCTCCATCGGAGGGGATCCTCGCACCGCTGAGGGCCCCCTCGGACCGATCACTCTACCAGAGAACGACGGATTCTTGCACGTTCCATGACCGCTCTGGACGCCTGAGCTAGGTTGATGCCTCGATTCCTGTCCAAGGAGCTTCTGTACCCATGCGCGCCTTCATTCCGACCCTCATCACCCTGTCGCTCGCCGCCTCTCCTGTGCTCGCCCAGGAGGCGTCAGAGCCTTCTCCCGCGGACGCCTCCGACACCCGTGCCTGGACGAAATCACAGAACAACCGAGCCGGGATCGAGCTCGACTTCTTCAACTCGTCGGTGGACAGGGGCACCTTCGGAGGGGGGTCGGTCAGCAGGACGGGCATCTCCATCACCCCAGTCCTCCAGTTCGAGCTGGTCGATGACGTGTACCTCGATGTCGAGCTGCCCATCGGGTACGGCTCGACGAGCTTCGGGAACCAGAGCGAAGGGAGTTTCCTCTTCGGAAATCCGACGCTCGGAGCACACTACGCGAAGGGGTTGAGTGACCGGCTCGCGTTCTTCGTGGGAGGCAGCGTCTCGATCCCGACCATCCACGATCCCGATTTCTCGACGCTGTTCGGCTCCCTGTTCAACGTGGCGCCCCTCCGCGCGAACTACGAAATCTACCGCTACGTGCCCGAGGCCATTGGCATTCGTGGCCGCGCCGGGGTGGAGGTGCGCATCCTCCCCTCGCTCATCTACCGCGGCGACATCAACCCGAACTTCTTCATCCCCACCGGTGGCGGAAACGCGGTGTTCCTCATCGATCAGGGGAACGAGATCGAGTACCGCCTCGACTCCGGCCTCGGCTTCGGCGGGCGCTTCCAGGCGACCTTCATCCTCACCGACACCAGCGACCATGTGCAGACCGCGCTCGAGCCCTTCGTGAGCTACGAGCCCCGGCCCTCTGGCCTCTACGCGCGCGCCGGCCTGCTCATGGCGCTCGACGAACAGCTCGGCTTCGCCTTCGACGAGGGGAAGATCCTCACGGGCCGCATGGCCGTGGGCTACAAGTGGTGAGCTGGGGGTTCACCCCTCCCCAGGGCGCGAGGACCCGCTAGAACCAGCGCCTGCTGCCGCCGAGGGCAGCGTCCTCGTGCCGCGTGGTCTCAGCACGCCGGTCCTTGTTCTTGCGCCCGACATACTGCCCGATGTGATCGAAATCCCGGCTCATCCCGAGCTCGGCCTTGGTGCGCGCGACGTGGATCGTCCCGTCGCGCACCTCGGTCACATCACTCCATGACACCAGGCAGTCCCTCGGAAAAAGAAAGCCCTTCTCGACCATGATGGACCCGGCTTGTGTGCCGATGACCTTGCCGAGCTTCTCACCATCCACGCTGCGGACCTCCATCCCCTCTTCAATGCATCCCTCGAACGGGCTCTGCATACGGACCTCCTCGGGGTAGCGCGTCGTCTCCTGGGTGAAGCGTCCAGGTGCCACGTGGACGGTCGATGCATCGAGCATGCCGATGCCGGGTGATCAGTTCCCGTCCGAGAGACCCCAGCCGAAGCCCATGCTCTCCAGGGCACCGAGCAGTTCATGCGTGCTGGCGTGCGCAGGGAGGAGCCGCTCCTCCAGCAACCCGAGCGCCTCGCGGCATGCTGCCTCGCCCTGCGCATCGACCGTGTGAAAGACCAGGCGGCTCAGGCCGGCGAGGCGGGCTGCCAGCATTTGCAGGCACGCCATCAGCACCTTGTTCCCCCCGAAGGCCCCAGTGCCCCAGTGCCCGGTGTGGATCGTCACCTGTGGCTCCGCGTGCCCGGTGGCGAGCTGGGACTCGAGGCGGGCTGCGGTGAAGCCGGTGAACGCCGTCTGCACCACGTCGGCGATCTGCTCGGCCGTGTACCGGCCGCTCGCCCCGGGGATGGCTTCCATCGCGATGAGGTTGCTCACGGTGGGTGGGTCGAGCGGGCGGGTCGCTTTCCGGATCACGTCCGCGGTGGCCCGAGCGAAGCGGTTGCCATAGAGGCCGTCCGGCAGGGCCGCCGGATGCAGCGTATCGATGGCGCAGCGCCGCTCGACGCCGCGGATCAGCACCGGCGTCGGCACCTTGTTTTCCCGTGTCCTCGCCTTCACGAAGGGGTCCGCAGAGACCTTGAGGGCCTCCCGCAGCGAGCCCAGCGCCGGATGCTCGGCGGTCTGGAGCTCGTCCTGCGCGAACAGCGGCCCACCGTAGCCGAAGAACAGGTTCACATCGGCGAAGTTGACGTACCAGGCCATCTGGGGCGCGGTCCCGCTGGCCGTCTCGGGCTCGTAGGTGAAGAACGAACGGTCCAGCACGAACTCCGGCGTGTGCGAAGGGAGCTGCGCCGGGACGGGCAGCGCCCACCAGCGAGAGACGACGAGCGTGCCCCCATGCTTCGTGCCGGGAGGGCACGCGATGTCGTGGATCACCTGCTTGTTCGGGTTGGCGAGCCGCGGCGGGTGCGAGGTGACCAGTTCATGGGCGTCGAACGAGACGCGGACGAGGAGTGACTCATCGTGGGGGGACATGATGGCGGAGCATGCCAGCGTGCGGATGCGGCCGCTACCTGCAGACTCCCCTGGAGATGCGCGTGTCGAGGGGAGATCTGCGTGGCGCCCGAGCGCAACCCTCTCCGTTCGCTAGCGTGCGAGGGCACCACCGATGGCGCCACCCATCACACCGAAGCCGACGGCGCCACCGCCGATGGAACCGGCACTACCGCCCATCGGACCCATCCCGCCACCGCGGCCGATCACCGAGTTCGCGGCGCCTGCAACGCTGCCCACGCCGGCGCTGCTGTTGGCTCCGATGGCGCCGACCGAGCCGAACCCCGGGATGCTCCCGCCGCCGAACGCAGCCCCGCCCGGGAACCCTGGAGGCTGCGCGACGCCAGGGATCTGCGGGTAGGCGAGGGAAGAAGTCCCCGGGCCGGGGGCGAACGTCGCGCCCGGTGTCTGCGGCAGCCCAGGAGCTGCCGAGGTGGGGGGTCGCATCCCGTAGCCGCCACTGTCACCGCCCACCCCGAAGAAGAAGCCGGCGGGGGCCTGGGCCACCTGAGCGGGTTCCATGGGCACGGGCTGCACCACCACCACGTGCGTGGACGCGGCTGGCGCGGTCTGCTCCGCGCGCTGCGGCTTCGGCTTCGGCCTCGGAGGGGCGCTCGAGAGCTGCACGCCGAGGAACCGGCGCTCGCCTGCGCGCATCACCTCCATCAGCACCGCCGTACCTGGCGCGAGCGACGTCAGGTAGTCCTCCAAGGCCTCCGCCTTGTCCACGGAGCGCCCGTCCACGGCGAGCACCGCGTCGCCTTTCTGGAGCAGCGCGGCCGACGGCCCCGACGAGAGCAGTGTCGCCACCCGCTCCCGCGCGTTTCCCTTCTTCTTCACGTCTTCCTTGTGGGGCTCCCGCTCACTCCTGCGCTCCTCGGCCTGCTGCTGCGGCGGCGCGGCGCGCAGAGGTCGCGGCTCATCCGCGAGCGCATCTCGGCCCGGTGTTTCCGCCTGGTGAGCGCTCGGGTCTTGCACCTGCCGATCATTCCCAGCCTGTGCAGGTACCTCGGCCGGCCGAGCCTTCTCCGCGGCCCAGGCCACGTTCTCATCCTGCCCGCGCCCAGCGTGGATCATCGCGATCGCGGCGGCGCCCGCGGCCACCATGCCGAGCGCCACATGCACGGTCTTCGCTCCAGTCATCATGGCTGCTCCTCCTGCTGGGCCTACAGGCAAGGATGTCGCCACCCTCCCACACGGCCTCACGCTCCAGCCGGTCCACCTGCCGCGCGCCGCGGATCACCTCGCCTCCCCGGACCACCCCGACTACCTTGGTGACGCCGTGCCCGTCCCTCCCTCGCTGCTCAACGACCTCACCGTCGTCGGTCCCCTGGGCTCTCTGGCCATCTCCCAGATCAAGCCCCGCAGCTCCTCGCTCGCGCTGCGCGCCATCCGCTGGCATGAAGGCCTCGAACGACTCGGCCTCGTCCTTCCCTTCTTCATGGTGCATGACGTGGGCCTCCTGTTCGCGGCACCCCGCGAGCAGCTCGAACTCGGCGCGCGCTGTCCCATCGAGCGCCTCCAGCGCCCGCACCTGGACCCTGGCCGTGGGATCTCCCTCCACGACATCGAGGGATACCGCGCCCTGCTCGACGAGATCGGCGAGAGCGAGGCCGCGCGCCGTGCCCCCCAGCTCAAGCTGAACGACGACCTCATCACCGTCGTCCTCTCCCGGGTCCTCGGCACCGTCGCCTCTCGGCTCACGGTCACCCCCGGCTACCGCAGCCGCATCCCTGTCGACGCCTCCCTGTTCGACGGCATCGAGTCCCAGCTCGCCGCGCTCTTCGAGACGTCGACGCTCCCTGCCGAGGTGCGCGTCTCCCGCGTCTTCGAGATCCAGACCCTCCGGGCCCTCGCCGATGCTCGCCTGTTCGTCCTCACCATGGCCGACGCGCTGGACATCGACACCCTCCGCCTCTTCGGCATGCTGGGTTCCGAGGCCAGCGCCGGCGCGCTCGCCCAGGTGGATCTCCTCGCTGCCCTCGAATCGCCGGAGGCCAACGACATCGTGAACTTCTCCCTCGAGATCCTGCCGAGCGTGCTGGAGACCAAGACGCGCCCTGCTGCGGGCACCTCGGCCGCGCATGGGTTCTCCGGGATCAACACCCGCGGCACCATCGACGGTCTCGTCCTCACGGAACTCGCATGGGACGACCTCGAACTGGCCCGCCGGATCGCCGACAACGAGGTCCTTTACTACGCGCGCGAGCAGAGCCGCGAAGAGCAGCGCCGCATCCACTACCTGCTGGTCGACGCCTCGGCGTCCATGCGCGGCGACCGCCAGACCTTCGCCCGTGGCATGGCCATCGCCACCGGGAAGAAGCTCCTGCTCGAAGGGGAAGACGTCGCCTTCCGCTTCTATGACGCGCGGCTCTACGAGATCCAGCGCGCGAAGTCGGGGCAGCTCCCCACGGCCCACATCCTCTCGTTCAAGGGCGAGCGAGGCCGCAATCCAGCGCGCGTCTTCGCCGAACTCGCCACCGATCTCGACATCGCTCGTCACCACGACCCCCGGACACCGGTCGTCCACCTCTTCACCCACGCCGCCCTCTACATCCCGCGCGAGATGGTCCAGGCCGTGCGCGCCCACGCCCACCTCTCGGCGGTGTTCATCCTCCCCTCGGGGGGGCAGCTCGACCTCGACTACCTCGACCTGCTCGACGCCCACTGGGTCGTCGATCACGCGACGATCGCTGGCGGAGGCGCTGCCCGGGCGACAGCGGCGCGCTCCATCCTCGGCGAGACCCATGGCGATGCCGCCACGGCGCCCGTGAGCCTCCGGAGCGTCGACGCCACGGCCCACCCCTCCAGCGCGCGCGACGACGAAGCGCGCCTCACCCGCTGAGCATGGACCCGAAGGCGTCGCCCGAGCGGGCGGGGGGCGGCACCCTGGGCGTCGCCCGCGTCGATGGAGCCTCGGCCGTCGTCTCCTCCCGCGCAGACGCCCCCCTCAAGCTCCTCGTCCCTCGGCCGCGTGGACCTGCGGCCTGGATCTACGCGGCGACGCTCGGCGGTGGGTTGCTCCCTGGCGACAGCATCGACCTCGACCTCGACCTCGCGCCGGCAGCCGCCGCGCTCGTCGCCACCCAGTCTTCCACCAAGATCTACCCCAGCGATGGGCGTCCCTCGGTGCAGACCCTCCGCGCTCGCCTCGCCGACGGCGCCTTCCTCGCGTGGCTTCCGGATCCTCTCTGCCCCTTCGCCGGCGCGATCTACCGCCAGCACCAGCGCATCGACCTGTCGCCCGGGGCCTCGCTCGCCCTCGTCGACGCCATCGTCTCCGGCCGAGCTGCGCGGGCCGAGCGCTGGCAGTTCACGTCCCTCCACTGCACCACCGAGATCTTCGTCGACGGGCGCCTCACGATCCGCGACGCGCTCCACCTCGAAGACGACGCCGACCTCTCCGTCGCGGACCGCATGGGCCGCTTCGACGCGCTCGCCACCGTGCTGCTGCTCGGGCCTGCCCTCGCCGAGGCGGCCGCGGGCCTGGTCGAGCGGTTCGCCGCCACCCCGCTGCGGGCCGAGCCGCGCCAGCTCGCGTCCCTCCACACGGCGGTCAATCCGGTCGCTGGCGGCGCGCTGCTCCGCATCGCCGGCGAGCGCATCGAGGAGGTGACCGCCGCCGTCCGCAGCGCGCTCCAGGTCCTCACGCCACTCCTCGGTGAGGACCCGTGGGCGCGGCGGTGGTGAGGCGCGTCTACGGCGCGGCGACGTGGCCCCGCGCCATCTCCACGAACGCGCGCAGCCCGGCCGACATCTGCCGACGGCTCGGGTAGTACAGGTACAGACCGGGGTACGGCGGACACCAGTCGTCGAGCACCCGCTCCAGCCGACCCTCGTTCAGCGACGGGGTGGCCATCGCCTCGAACACGGACGCCAGCCCGACCCCGTCGATCGCGGCGTGGATCATCAGCGTCTGGCTGCCCAGCGTGAGAGGGCCTTGCACGTCCACCGTCTGCTCCTTGCCGGCCTTCTCGAACTCCCAGGGGAACAGCGCGCCGCTCTGGAAGCGGTACCGGATGCAGGCGTGCGCTTTCAGATCGGAAGGGACCTTCGGCCTCCCTCGCTGAGCGAAATAGCTCGGCGAACCCACGATCGCCCAGCGTTGCTGGGGCCCGATCGGCACGGCGATCATGTCCTGCTGCACACTCTCCCCGAAGCGGATGCCGGCGTCGAAGCCTCCCGCGACCACGTCCACGAGGCCGTCTTCGCAGACGACCTCCAGCTGCATCTGGGGATGCGCTCGCAGAAAGCGGCCCATGATCGGGGTCAGCACCATCTCCGCCGCCAGGTGGGACGAGTTGATCCGCAGCGTCCCCACCGGCGTGTCGCGGAAAGCGTTCACCTCGTCGAGCGCGTCCCCGATCTCGCGGAACGACGTGCTCAACCGCCCGAGCAGCCGATCTCCCGCCTCGGTCGGTGAGACGCTCCGGCTGGTCCGGTGCAGCAAGCGGACGCCGAGGTTCTCCTCCAGCTCGCGCACCGCGTGGCTGAGCGCCGAAGGGGACACGCCCAGCTCCACGGCGGCCCGTCGAAAATTGCGGTGCGTCGCCACGGCCACGAAGGCGGAGAGGCGCGTGAAGTCCATCCGGGGGGGGGCCATGGGTGAATCCAGCTCAACGATCCGGTGAAGGGAAACCAGCTTATCGGAACGGCTCGGATCGATCACATTCCAGTCATCGAGCGCGGCGGCGAAGGCCCCCGCGGCACCCGCAACGAGCAGCGTTCCCGGTCAACCGGTGTCGCCCTCCCGCGGGCGCCGCTTCCGGGCGGCGGGCCTCCCGTCTGCCCTGCGCACGACGAGTCGACGAAACCCGAGCGAATGCACGAAGAACAGGAGAATCCCATGAAGATCTGGCTCATCACTGGCGCGTCCCGAGGTCTTGGTGCCGAGATCACCCGCGCTGCCCTGGACAAGGGGGACGCCGTCGTCGCCACGGCGCGCTCTCCTCGGGACATCACCGCGCGCTTCGGCGAGCACGAGCGCCTCTTCCCCGTCGCACTCGACGTCGCCGACGAGCGCCAGGCGCAGACGGCGATCCAGGCGGCGATCGAACGCTTCGGTCACATCGACGTCCTCGTCAACAACGCCGGTTTCGGCGTACTGGGCGCTGCCGAGGAGACGAGCGATGCCGAGACCAGGGCCGTCTTCGACACGAACGTCTTCGGGGTGCTGCGGGTCCTGCGGGCGGCGCTACCGCACTTCCGTGCCCGGCGCAGCGGACACATCATCAACATCTCGTCCATCGGCGGCTTCAGTGGAGCGGCGGGGTACGCCGTCTACGCTGCCACCAAGTTCGCGCTGGAGGGGCTGTCCGAGTCGCTGGCCGACGAGGTCGCTCCCCTGGGGATCCGCGTGACGATCGTCGAGCCGGGCTACTTCCGCACGGATTTCCTCTCGGGTGGGTCGCTGCGGCCGACGGCGCAGCAGATCGCGGACTATGCGGACACGGTCGGCAAGGTCCGGGTGATGTCCAGCGAACGGAATGGACGTCAGCCGGGTGACCCCGCGCTGGCCGCCCAGGCGGTGGTCACCATCGCCCACGCCGAGCAGCCCCCGCTGCGGCTGCCTCTGGGCCTCGACGCCATCGCGCGCAACCGCCAGAAGCTCGCCGACGTCGCGCGCGAGATGGACGTCTGGCAAGCGCTGGGCGAGTCGACCTGGTTCCCTGAGGACCGGCCGGCGTCCTGAGGCGGCGTCGAGGTCGGTCGAGCGCGAGCCCGATGCCCTGCACGTGACCACGTGACACGCTCGAAATACGCACGACACACAACGGTCCACGGGACGATACAAAGTCGTTATGTGTTCGATACACGCGGAGCGCGCCCGTCGTGCCTGGCATGTAGTGCCGAAAACAGCGGGAATTCGCGAGGAATTCTCCCCCTTGCCATCACACCGGGGGCGCGTGTGGTGCTAGGGTTCGGCATTGCGACCATCATTGCGGTCGCAGCCAGGGGCCATGCACCTCTCTCCGCGTGAGATCGACAAGCTGACCTTGCACAATGCGGGCTTTCTGGCGCAGAAGCGCCTCGCCCGCGGGGTGAGGCTCAACGTCCCGGAGAGCATCGCTCTCCTCTCCACCCAGATTCTGGAACTGATCCGCGATGGGAAGCGCGTCGCGGAGCTGATGGACCTCGGAAAGAGGATCCTCGGCCGCAACCAGGTGATGGAAGGCGTCCCCGAGATCGTCACGGAAGTGCAGATCGAGGGGACATTTCCGGACGGTACGAAGCTCGTCACGGTCCATCATCCCATCGCCGCCGAGCAGGGCGACCTCGCCCTCGCTCTTTACGGGAGCTTCCTCCCCGTCCCGGATCTCGCGCGTTTCCCCTCGCTCCCTCTTTCCAGAGAGCTGACTTCTCCCCCTGGCGCTTACCAGGTTCCCGAGGGGGACATCGTCCTCAACGAAGGGCGCAGCGTGGTGCAGCTCCGGGTGGCGAACCTCGCCGACCGGCCCATCCAGGTCGGGAGTCATTACCATTTCATCGAGGCGAACCCGTATCTCCGCTTCGACCGGGCCAGGGCTTACGGCCACCGCCTCGACATTCCGGCGGGCGCAGCGGTCCGGTTCGAGCCGGGAGAGGTGAAGACGGTCACGCTCGTCCCGATCGCGGGGGAGCGGGTGATCCGCGGCGGGAACAACCTCGCTCAGGGCCCCGTGTGCCCAGAGAACCTCGCGCGCGCCATGGAGCGCGTCCAGGCGCTCGGTTTCGCCCACGAACCGGAGGCCTGAGGTGAGCTTCCATGCGGACCTCGACGCCCGAACCCCGCTGACTCTTTCGCTTCACGGAAGCTCGAGAACCTGATGCCCCGTCACCTCTCCCGCCGCGCTTATGCAGAGATCTATGGCCCCACCACGGGAGACCGCGTTCGCCTCGGAGACACGGATTTGCTCATCGAAATCGAGCGAGATCACACCTCGTACGGAGACGAGTGCAAGTTCGGGGGCGGCAAGGTCCTGCGCGATGGCATGGGGCAGCGCGCGGGGGCGACGCAGGAGGAAGCGCTCGACTGCGTCCTGACCAACGCCGTCATCCTGGACTGGACGGGCATCTACAAGGCCGACATCGGCATCAAACACGGTCACATCGCGGCGATCGGCAAGGCCGGGAACCCGGATGTGATGGCCGGGGTCACACCCACGATGATCGTCGGGCCGACCACGGAAGTCATCGCCGCGGAGGGGATGATCGTCACGGCGGGGGGGGTCGACACCCATGTTCACTTCATCTGCCCGCAGCAGTGCGACGAGGCCATCGCGGCGGGGATCACCACGATGATCGGAGGGGGCACGGGGCCGGCCACGGGCACGAACGCGACGACGTGCACGCCAGGGGCGCACCACCTCCGGATGATGCTGGAGGCGACGGACGAGCTGCCCCTCAACTTCGGGTTCACGGGGAAGGGGAACGCATCGCTGCCGGAAGGCCTCGGAGAGCAGATCCTCGGGGGCGCGATCGGACTCAAGCTGCACGAGGACTGGGGGACGACGCCCGCGACCATCG is part of the Chondromyces crocatus genome and encodes:
- a CDS encoding putative metal-binding motif-containing protein; this encodes MRAGLAAWLWCAAGGALWVAGGCGPMFTADTSGSGGEGGSWNTGGSGATGGGGEGACSDADLDGDGLSECDGDCDDGNPLIPGPTEICGDGIDNDCKGGADPESICKGLGTFVSPDGDDKNPGTTERPVRTLKKGIEHAQQIGPNTFVYVAEGRYEEDVLLTQHISLKGGHDATSWTWNPAAHPSVIACTSFTCVRANSTISRSTVVEGFTIQAQDGAPANAPGGVTITLDGGSPILRGNRIIGGHINGNVNNAKRSIAVHVLGSPSEQLGALINDNVIEAGNSENDASIGVLIESQAAAQVGENQIRSGSGQSSFGIIDSGARPDTKVFKNRIQAGTAMNGVSYGMTTRGDVLIDSNLINTDMGTPPVCLSVSYWCGGIASYSSASRIVNNVIFGASADQSAAIYLPELDVPAPDIHINSNYLDATGNGSTSVSAKSAAIVLGSPYAGGNPNAQYAIIRNNTLIGGRNQYRYGVYEETVLNQTANPKGFTNNLFFFMPQSGGNEYLYRRWNGTSAVNFAMLGALPAAYTGNVQGDPKVDTEFRLTAGSPCIGAGTIEDAPTHDFIDGARPQGIYDIGPHEVP
- a CDS encoding PRC-barrel domain-containing protein gives rise to the protein MLDASTVHVAPGRFTQETTRYPEEVRMQSPFEGCIEEGMEVRSVDGEKLGKVIGTQAGSIMVEKGFLFPRDCLVSWSDVTEVRDGTIHVARTKAELGMSRDFDHIGQYVGRKNKDRRAETTRHEDAALGGSRRWF
- a CDS encoding PDZ domain-containing protein — translated: MMTGAKTVHVALGMVAAGAAAIAMIHAGRGQDENVAWAAEKARPAEVPAQAGNDRQVQDPSAHQAETPGRDALADEPRPLRAAPPQQQAEERRSEREPHKEDVKKKGNARERVATLLSSGPSAALLQKGDAVLAVDGRSVDKAEALEDYLTSLAPGTAVLMEVMRAGERRFLGVQLSSAPPRPKPKPQRAEQTAPAASTHVVVVQPVPMEPAQVAQAPAGFFFGVGGDSGGYGMRPPTSAAPGLPQTPGATFAPGPGTSSLAYPQIPGVAQPPGFPGGAAFGGGSIPGFGSVGAIGANSSAGVGSVAGAANSVIGRGGGMGPMGGSAGSIGGGAVGFGVMGGAIGGALAR
- a CDS encoding urease accessory protein UreD, which codes for MDPKASPERAGGGTLGVARVDGASAVVSSRADAPLKLLVPRPRGPAAWIYAATLGGGLLPGDSIDLDLDLAPAAAALVATQSSTKIYPSDGRPSVQTLRARLADGAFLAWLPDPLCPFAGAIYRQHQRIDLSPGASLALVDAIVSGRAARAERWQFTSLHCTTEIFVDGRLTIRDALHLEDDADLSVADRMGRFDALATVLLLGPALAEAAAGLVERFAATPLRAEPRQLASLHTAVNPVAGGALLRIAGERIEEVTAAVRSALQVLTPLLGEDPWARRW
- a CDS encoding LysR family transcriptional regulator — translated: MAPPRMDFTRLSAFVAVATHRNFRRAAVELGVSPSALSHAVRELEENLGVRLLHRTSRSVSPTEAGDRLLGRLSTSFREIGDALDEVNAFRDTPVGTLRINSSHLAAEMVLTPIMGRFLRAHPQMQLEVVCEDGLVDVVAGGFDAGIRFGESVQQDMIAVPIGPQQRWAIVGSPSYFAQRGRPKVPSDLKAHACIRYRFQSGALFPWEFEKAGKEQTVDVQGPLTLGSQTLMIHAAIDGVGLASVFEAMATPSLNEGRLERVLDDWCPPYPGLYLYYPSRRQMSAGLRAFVEMARGHVAAP
- a CDS encoding oxidoreductase, with protein sequence MKIWLITGASRGLGAEITRAALDKGDAVVATARSPRDITARFGEHERLFPVALDVADERQAQTAIQAAIERFGHIDVLVNNAGFGVLGAAEETSDAETRAVFDTNVFGVLRVLRAALPHFRARRSGHIINISSIGGFSGAAGYAVYAATKFALEGLSESLADEVAPLGIRVTIVEPGYFRTDFLSGGSLRPTAQQIADYADTVGKVRVMSSERNGRQPGDPALAAQAVVTIAHAEQPPLRLPLGLDAIARNRQKLADVAREMDVWQALGESTWFPEDRPAS
- the ureB gene encoding urease subunit beta, translated to MHLSPREIDKLTLHNAGFLAQKRLARGVRLNVPESIALLSTQILELIRDGKRVAELMDLGKRILGRNQVMEGVPEIVTEVQIEGTFPDGTKLVTVHHPIAAEQGDLALALYGSFLPVPDLARFPSLPLSRELTSPPGAYQVPEGDIVLNEGRSVVQLRVANLADRPIQVGSHYHFIEANPYLRFDRARAYGHRLDIPAGAAVRFEPGEVKTVTLVPIAGERVIRGGNNLAQGPVCPENLARAMERVQALGFAHEPEA